One window of Arthrobacter oryzae genomic DNA carries:
- a CDS encoding arsenate reductase ArsC, producing the protein MSTETAKKPSVLFVCIHNAGRSQMAAAFLTTLSNGEIEVRSAGSQPAEKINPAAVEAMAELGIDMSAEIPKVLTTEAVKESDVVITMGCGDECPYFPGKRYEDWVLEDPAGKGVDSVRPIRDEIKTRIQGLIESLIPAAK; encoded by the coding sequence GTGAGCACCGAAACCGCCAAGAAGCCGTCCGTCCTCTTTGTCTGCATCCACAACGCGGGCCGCTCACAGATGGCCGCAGCCTTCCTCACTACCCTGTCCAACGGTGAAATCGAGGTCCGCTCCGCCGGTTCCCAGCCCGCCGAAAAAATCAACCCGGCAGCAGTCGAAGCCATGGCCGAGCTCGGCATCGACATGTCCGCCGAGATCCCGAAGGTCCTCACCACGGAAGCTGTCAAGGAATCCGACGTAGTAATCACCATGGGCTGCGGCGATGAATGCCCGTACTTCCCCGGCAAGCGCTACGAGGACTGGGTCCTGGAGGATCCAGCCGGTAAGGGCGTTGACTCCGTCCGCCCGATCCGCGACGAAATCAAGACCCGCATCCAGGGCCTGATCGAATCCCTCATCCCCGCCGCCAAGTAA
- a CDS encoding metalloregulator ArsR/SmtB family transcription factor, producing MKIEATGEFRIRVARHAALADPARLRIVDLLTLGDFSPTELQAELGMSSNLLSHHLRTLEDAGLAVRRRSEADRRRSYFRLAAGALEGLVPGGGQDARRVLFVCTRNSARSQLAAALWQQASHVPSMSAGTHPADRVAQGAIDVARRHGMDLEGCLPRTLDQVAEGGDFVVTVCDNAHEELPGLAGAHWSVPDPVRLGTEEAFEAAFADIARRVQDLAPRVLTA from the coding sequence GGGTCGCTAGGCACGCGGCCCTTGCCGATCCTGCGCGACTGCGCATCGTGGACCTGCTGACCTTGGGGGACTTCTCCCCGACGGAGCTCCAGGCCGAGCTGGGGATGTCATCCAATTTGCTGTCGCATCATTTGCGCACCCTTGAAGACGCCGGACTGGCCGTGCGCCGCCGCTCCGAGGCCGACCGGCGCCGCAGCTATTTCCGTCTCGCAGCCGGCGCGCTGGAGGGACTGGTGCCAGGCGGCGGGCAAGATGCCCGTCGTGTGCTGTTCGTCTGCACTCGGAATAGCGCCCGGTCCCAGCTTGCCGCCGCACTCTGGCAGCAGGCCAGCCATGTTCCGTCCATGTCGGCCGGCACTCACCCGGCGGACCGGGTCGCCCAGGGTGCCATCGACGTGGCCCGCCGCCACGGCATGGACCTCGAAGGCTGCCTTCCGCGCACGCTGGACCAGGTGGCGGAGGGCGGGGACTTTGTGGTGACCGTCTGCGACAATGCGCATGAGGAGCTGCCAGGCCTTGCCGGCGCCCACTGGTCAGTGCCGGATCCGGTTCGCCTGGGCACGGAGGAAGCCTTCGAGGCGGCCTTCGCGGACATAGCGCGGCGCGTCCAGGACCTGGCGCCCCGTGTGCTCACCGCATAA
- the trxB gene encoding thioredoxin-disulfide reductase: protein MSTPASTEQLIIIGSGPAGYTAAIYAARAGLKPLVLAGSVTAGGALMNTTEVENFPGFPGGIQGPELMDGLQQQAERFGAKVVFDDVTEVTLAGHLKRVVTGAGDTHEAPAVILATGSAYKELGLPEEKQFSGHGVSWCATCDGFFFRDQDIVVVGGGDSAMEEATFLTRFARTVTVVVRKGELRASRIMAQRAKDNPKISFAWNSAVTRIHGDGKVTGVTLTDTRTGETREQAATGIFVAIGHLPRTELVEGQVDLDAEGYIKVDAPTTVTNLSGVFACGDAVDHRYRQAITAAGTGCAAALDAERYLAALDDADSIATALVEEPTHA from the coding sequence GTGAGCACCCCCGCGAGCACCGAACAGCTGATCATCATCGGGTCCGGCCCCGCCGGCTACACCGCAGCCATCTACGCCGCCAGGGCGGGACTGAAGCCCCTGGTCCTGGCCGGATCGGTCACCGCCGGCGGTGCCCTGATGAACACCACCGAGGTGGAAAACTTCCCCGGGTTCCCCGGCGGTATCCAGGGCCCTGAGCTCATGGACGGGCTGCAGCAGCAGGCTGAGCGCTTCGGCGCCAAGGTGGTGTTCGACGACGTCACTGAAGTGACATTGGCCGGGCACCTCAAACGCGTGGTCACCGGCGCCGGCGACACCCACGAGGCGCCCGCCGTCATCCTCGCCACCGGATCCGCCTACAAGGAGCTGGGGCTGCCTGAAGAGAAGCAGTTCAGCGGCCACGGCGTCTCCTGGTGCGCCACCTGCGACGGGTTCTTCTTCCGCGACCAGGACATCGTCGTCGTCGGCGGCGGGGACTCCGCGATGGAGGAAGCGACGTTCCTGACCCGCTTCGCCCGGACTGTTACGGTGGTGGTCCGCAAGGGCGAACTGCGCGCCTCCCGCATCATGGCCCAGCGAGCCAAGGACAATCCCAAGATCAGCTTCGCGTGGAACTCCGCCGTCACCAGGATCCACGGCGATGGCAAAGTCACCGGCGTGACCCTGACGGACACACGGACCGGCGAAACCCGCGAGCAGGCCGCAACCGGCATCTTCGTGGCCATCGGACACCTGCCGCGCACGGAACTTGTGGAAGGCCAGGTTGACCTCGACGCCGAGGGCTACATCAAGGTGGACGCTCCCACCACGGTCACCAACCTTTCCGGCGTCTTCGCCTGCGGTGACGCCGTGGACCACCGCTACCGCCAGGCCATCACGGCTGCGGGCACCGGGTGCGCAGCAGCCCTCGATGCTGAGCGCTACCTGGCCGCCCTGGACGATGCGGACAGCATCGCCACGGCTTTGGTGGAAGAACCCACCCACGCCTAG